The Deinococcus sp. KSM4-11 sequence ACAACGTCGAGCAGCTGTTATCGCTGGGGCCGCCGCTGATGGCCCTGCTGGAACGCTGCCCACGGCTCCAGCTGGTACTGACCAGCCGCCATCCGCTGCGGGTGGCGCCGGAGCAGGAGTACCCGGTGGCGCCGCTGGCGCTGCCGTCGGCGGCCGACCCCGATGCGCCCAGCCTGCACCTGCTGCTGGCCAGCAGCGCGCCCACCACCCCCGATGAGCTGGACGCCGCCCGCGAACTGTGTCGCCGCCTGGACGGCCTGCCGCTGGCGCTGGAACTGGCGTCCGCCCGGCTGCGGCTGCTCTCGCCCCGGCAACTGCTTGCCCGGCTGAACCTGGCGCTGCTGGAGTGCCGCCCGTCTCCGGAGACCCATCACCACAGCCTGCACGCGGTTCTGGACAGCAGCGCGGCCCTGCTCAGCGAGGAGGAGCGCCGCGTCTTCCTGCGCCTGGGCGTGTTCGCCGGCAGTTGCACCGTCGAGGCCGCCGAGGATGTGGCGCAGGCACCGCTGGGGAGCCTGGAGGCCCTGCTGGAACACAGCCTGCTGCAGCGCGATGGGGAACGGCTGTGGATGCTGAACACCGTACACGAGTACGCCCACGCCCACCTGCGCGCCGGGCCGGAGTGGGAGGAGACCCAGGCGCGGCAGGCCCGCTGGATGCTCGCGCGCTCACGCGAGGCCGAACTGGCGCTGCGCGGCCCCGAGGGGCATCACTGGGTTCAGCGGCTGCACGACGAGCAGCCCAATGTTCGGCTGGCCCTCGGCTGGAGCCTGGGGCATGATCTGGCGCTGGGCCTGGAGCTGGCCGGAACGCTGGCCCTGTTCTGGGCCTCGCACGGGTACCTGCACGAAGCCGTGGACTGGCTCGACCAGGTTCTGGACGCCCAGGCCTTCGAAGCGCAGCTGCCTGGGCCGCCGCCGACCACCGCGCAGCAGACCGCGCTGGCCAAGGCCCTGGGGGGACGCGGCGGCTGCGCCATCTACAGCGGGGATTTCGCCGCCGCCGAGGGGTTTCTGCGCCGGGCCCTGACGCTGTGGCAGGGCGTCCGGCACGTCCGGGGCGAGCTCTCGGTGCTCAACAACCTGGGGATCGTGTGCCGCCGCCTGGGCCGGCCCCAGGAAGCCGAGGCGTACCTGCGCGGCGCCCTGCCACTGGCCCAGCAATCGGTTGAACCGCTGCTCGAAGCGGCCATCCACAACGGTCTGGGCACCCTGGCGCTGGGCCGCCTGGAGCCGGCGGTGGCCGCCGAACATTTCAGCGCCCACCTGACGCTGCGCC is a genomic window containing:
- a CDS encoding tetratricopeptide repeat protein; this encodes MNLPVQQMQPGIRWPAPSRPLLGRAREVAELHTLVAQRGVRLLTLTGPGGVGKTRLAVELCTALPDAVFVSLVGTSSPQRALEEICRALGREVGDDPFDSVCVMVGESACLLVLDNVEQLLSLGPPLMALLERCPRLQLVLTSRHPLRVAPEQEYPVAPLALPSAADPDAPSLHLLLASSAPTTPDELDAARELCRRLDGLPLALELASARLRLLSPRQLLARLNLALLECRPSPETHHHSLHAVLDSSAALLSEEERRVFLRLGVFAGSCTVEAAEDVAQAPLGSLEALLEHSLLQRDGERLWMLNTVHEYAHAHLRAGPEWEETQARQARWMLARSREAELALRGPEGHHWVQRLHDEQPNVRLALGWSLGHDLALGLELAGTLALFWASHGYLHEAVDWLDQVLDAQAFEAQLPGPPPTTAQQTALAKALGGRGGCAIYSGDFAAAEGFLRRALTLWQGVRHVRGELSVLNNLGIVCRRLGRPQEAEAYLRGALPLAQQSVEPLLEAAIHNGLGTLALGRLEPAVAAEHFSAHLTLRRQLGDREGEAAALGNLAHALLEAGDYDRAERLHHDALRVARELGDVRTEGIERYGLGFVAIRRGQWDSARTQLLASLQLSLEHGHAPNTATALFGLSCCLAVQQPRAAAWVYGALERLHRQLGLEPDAVERQDAGRHLAPAERRLGPEVWREALARGHALPLETLLADVAALPLTDAPDPALSGLGLTGRELELLRLLAQGYTDKKLAALLRITPRTVSTHLSHIYAKLGVRTRTQAARFALDHQLD